A region from the Clavibacter sp. A6099 genome encodes:
- a CDS encoding 4'-phosphopantetheinyl transferase family protein has translation MIPAPAVMHVAVARVAETADRAARTAAGRVALRTLVAGVAGADPADVTVRARCATCGGEHGRPVLGGSRALDGLHASVAHAGDAVVVGVSTDGPIGIDAEPRGREAPPGTTLAEWVRIEAVLKADGRGLAVDPARVRFAGDARGTVAWIDGEPARYRVVDAELGSWLVVAVARRGLGQVVVRIRDPDGPGSGA, from the coding sequence GTGATCCCCGCTCCCGCCGTCATGCACGTCGCGGTGGCGCGGGTGGCCGAGACCGCCGACCGCGCGGCCCGCACAGCCGCCGGCCGCGTCGCGCTGCGGACGCTCGTGGCGGGGGTCGCCGGCGCGGATCCCGCCGACGTCACCGTGCGCGCCCGCTGCGCGACCTGCGGCGGAGAGCACGGCCGTCCGGTGCTCGGCGGATCTCGCGCGCTCGACGGACTGCACGCGAGCGTCGCGCACGCGGGCGACGCCGTGGTGGTCGGGGTGTCGACGGACGGCCCGATCGGCATCGACGCCGAGCCGCGCGGTCGCGAGGCGCCGCCCGGGACGACGCTCGCGGAGTGGGTGCGGATCGAGGCGGTGCTGAAGGCCGACGGCCGCGGGCTCGCGGTGGATCCGGCGCGCGTTCGGTTCGCGGGCGACGCGCGCGGGACCGTCGCGTGGATCGACGGCGAGCCCGCGCGCTACCGGGTGGTCGACGCGGAGCTCGGGAGCTGGCTGGTCGTGGCGGTCGCGCGGCGCGGCCTCGGCCAGGTGGTCGTGCGGATCCGGGACCCGGACGGGCCGGGATCCGGCGCCTGA